A genome region from Brooklawnia propionicigenes includes the following:
- a CDS encoding flotillin family protein — translation MPISPLVIAIIGLVVLVVLIGLLVASRYKVAGPNEAFIVTGRKGKEVRNPETGQISADLSGQKVVMGGGVFVVPFIQRLFILDLSSRRIMVQIRGAVSGQGIKLNLDGVALVKVGGNEDSIRAAAQRFLTQQDEIEGFTQETLAGSLRSIVGSLSVEQIIRDRAAFAQRVADESESSLTGQGLVLDTFQIQDITDAGTYLTDLGRPEAAKVQQHAAVAEAESRQEAEQARINAQQLIAIRERELLLKQAEIKAETDAANAQAAAAGPLAQADRDQAILTEQEKVAVRQAALKDRQLDTEVRKPADAERYRVEADAEGRRNAAIFQAEADKAAAIARAEAEAEKARLSGVGEKSRRTALAEAEAIEGARRGEAEKARRVAESEALRAEGDAQAAAILATGQAEAEAMNKKADAYGRYNEAAVIEMLVSVLPSLAEKIAAPMGDIDTLTVISTDGAGEMPKQVTNGVVQTFQLLKDSTGIDLAKISNKYLGDDAAVPGSTSTAGAASRGEI, via the coding sequence TTGCCAATCTCACCTCTTGTCATAGCAATCATCGGATTAGTCGTCCTGGTGGTGCTGATCGGCCTGTTGGTCGCCAGCAGGTACAAAGTGGCGGGGCCTAACGAAGCGTTCATCGTCACCGGCCGTAAAGGCAAAGAAGTCCGCAATCCGGAGACCGGCCAGATCTCCGCCGATCTGTCGGGTCAGAAGGTCGTCATGGGTGGCGGCGTGTTCGTCGTCCCGTTCATTCAGCGATTGTTCATCCTGGATCTGTCGAGCCGGCGCATCATGGTGCAGATCCGTGGCGCCGTCTCCGGGCAGGGCATCAAGCTGAACCTCGACGGCGTCGCACTGGTCAAGGTCGGCGGCAACGAGGACTCCATCCGGGCAGCAGCACAGCGCTTCCTCACCCAGCAGGACGAGATCGAGGGCTTCACCCAGGAAACGCTGGCAGGCTCGCTGCGTTCGATCGTCGGCTCGCTGAGCGTCGAGCAGATCATTCGTGACCGCGCCGCCTTCGCCCAGCGGGTGGCCGACGAGTCGGAGTCATCGCTTACCGGTCAGGGGCTGGTACTCGACACCTTCCAGATTCAGGACATCACCGATGCCGGCACCTACCTGACCGACCTGGGACGCCCGGAAGCCGCCAAGGTGCAGCAGCACGCGGCGGTCGCCGAGGCCGAGTCGCGGCAGGAAGCCGAACAGGCCCGCATCAACGCCCAGCAGTTGATCGCCATCCGTGAGCGTGAGCTGCTGCTGAAGCAGGCCGAGATCAAGGCCGAGACCGACGCTGCGAATGCTCAGGCCGCGGCCGCCGGTCCGCTCGCTCAAGCCGACCGCGATCAGGCGATTCTGACCGAGCAGGAGAAGGTCGCCGTGCGGCAGGCCGCGCTGAAGGACCGCCAGCTCGACACCGAGGTCCGCAAGCCGGCGGACGCCGAACGGTACCGGGTCGAGGCCGACGCCGAGGGTCGCCGCAATGCCGCGATCTTCCAGGCCGAGGCCGACAAGGCAGCAGCCATCGCCCGCGCAGAGGCCGAGGCCGAGAAGGCACGACTGAGCGGTGTCGGTGAGAAATCCCGCCGCACCGCGCTGGCCGAGGCGGAAGCCATCGAGGGCGCCAGGCGAGGCGAGGCCGAGAAGGCTCGCCGTGTCGCCGAGTCGGAGGCCCTGCGGGCCGAAGGTGACGCGCAGGCCGCCGCCATCCTGGCCACCGGTCAGGCCGAGGCCGAAGCCATGAACAAGAAGGCCGACGCCTACGGACGCTACAACGAGGCCGCAGTCATCGAGATGCTGGTCTCGGTGCTGCCCAGCCTGGCCGAGAAGATCGCCGCCCCGATGGGCGACATCGACACGCTGACCGTCATCTCCACCGACGGCGCGGGCGAGATGCCCAAGCAGGTCACCAACGGTGTGGTGCAGACCTTCCAGCTGCTGAAGGACTCCACCGGCATCGATCTGGCCAAGATCAGCAACAAGTACCTCGGCGATGACGCTGCCGTGCCGGGCAGCACCAGCACCGCGGGTGCGGCAAGCCGCGGCGAGATCTGA
- the ilvC gene encoding ketol-acid reductoisomerase — MAEMFYDDDADLSIIQSRSVAVIGYGSQGHAHALNLRDSGVDVRVGLAEGSKSRAKAEAEGLRVVSAAEAAAEADVIMILVPDQVQRFVYAESIAPNLQPGDAVFFAHGFNIRYGYITPPEGVDVCMVAPKGPGHIVRREYADGRGVPVLVCVEQDASGEAWALAKSYAKAIGGLRAGAIKTTFTEETETDLFGEQAVLCGGMSHLVQAGFETLTEAGYQPEMAYFECLHEMKMIVDLMIEGGISKQRWSISDTAEYGDYVSGPRVIDAHVKQNMRAVLDDIQSGAFAKRFIDDQDAGAPEFKKLRAAEAGHPIEATGKELRKMFSWLKSADDDYVEGTAAR; from the coding sequence ATGGCAGAAATGTTCTATGACGACGATGCCGACCTGTCGATCATCCAGTCCCGCTCGGTGGCCGTCATCGGCTACGGGTCGCAGGGCCACGCCCATGCGCTGAACCTGCGCGACTCGGGTGTCGATGTGCGGGTGGGCCTGGCCGAGGGCAGCAAGTCGCGTGCCAAGGCCGAGGCCGAGGGGTTGCGCGTGGTCAGCGCGGCCGAGGCCGCCGCCGAGGCCGACGTCATCATGATCCTGGTGCCCGATCAGGTGCAGCGGTTCGTGTACGCCGAGTCGATCGCCCCCAACCTCCAGCCCGGTGACGCGGTCTTCTTCGCGCATGGCTTCAACATCCGCTACGGCTACATCACGCCTCCCGAGGGCGTCGACGTGTGCATGGTCGCCCCGAAGGGCCCGGGCCACATCGTCCGCCGCGAGTACGCCGACGGCCGCGGTGTCCCGGTGCTGGTCTGCGTCGAGCAGGACGCCAGCGGCGAAGCCTGGGCACTGGCCAAGAGCTACGCCAAGGCCATCGGCGGTCTGCGCGCCGGCGCCATCAAGACCACCTTCACCGAAGAGACCGAGACCGACCTGTTCGGCGAGCAGGCGGTGCTCTGTGGTGGCATGTCGCACCTGGTGCAGGCCGGTTTCGAGACCCTGACCGAGGCCGGCTACCAGCCCGAGATGGCCTACTTCGAGTGCCTGCACGAGATGAAGATGATCGTCGACCTGATGATCGAGGGCGGTATCTCGAAGCAGCGCTGGTCGATCTCCGACACCGCCGAGTACGGCGACTACGTCTCGGGCCCGCGGGTCATCGACGCTCACGTGAAGCAGAACATGCGGGCTGTGCTGGACGACATCCAGTCCGGTGCGTTCGCCAAGCGCTTCATCGATGACCAGGACGCCGGGGCTCCGGAGTTCAAGAAGCTGCGCGCGGCCGAGGCCGGTCACCCGATCGAGGCCACCGGCAAGGAACTGCGCAAGATGTTCAGCTGGCTGAAGAGCGCCGACGACGACTACGTCGAAGGCACTGCCGCACGCTGA
- the ilvN gene encoding acetolactate synthase small subunit translates to MSNHTLSVLVSDQPGVLARVASLFSRRGFNIESLAVGPTERDDLSRITLVTEVDDVTILEQLVKQLNKLIEVYKVIELEPNSVQRQLILVKVRCNERNRSAVLDVVGLFRGKAVDVSFESITVEATGSDDKLDALITMLEPYGIIELVKSGEVALSRGNKSINEKSRGVLRTAR, encoded by the coding sequence GTGAGCAACCACACTCTGAGCGTGCTGGTCAGCGATCAGCCGGGCGTGCTGGCCCGGGTCGCGAGCCTGTTCAGCCGCCGCGGATTCAACATCGAGTCGCTGGCAGTCGGCCCGACCGAACGCGACGATCTCTCCAGGATCACGCTGGTCACCGAGGTGGACGATGTCACGATCCTCGAGCAACTGGTCAAGCAGCTCAACAAGCTGATCGAGGTCTACAAGGTCATCGAATTGGAACCGAATTCGGTGCAGCGCCAGCTGATCCTGGTAAAGGTGCGGTGCAACGAACGCAACCGCAGTGCCGTGCTCGATGTGGTCGGGTTGTTCCGCGGCAAGGCCGTGGACGTCAGCTTCGAATCGATCACCGTCGAGGCGACCGGCAGCGACGACAAATTGGATGCGCTCATCACGATGCTCGAACCCTATGGGATCATCGAATTGGTGAAGTCGGGTGAGGTCGCGTTGAGCCGCGGCAACAAGTCCATCAACGAAAAGAGCCGTGGTGTCCTGCGGACAGCACGCTGA